In the genome of Segatella copri, one region contains:
- the tnpC gene encoding IS66 family transposase: protein MINNKSNIEMQLATYKSMLTKASNDLAKSKQLVGLLKQQIEQGDTELSEELDKANERISMLSEDLSDANARIYVLEVALTQAESDNSELRAEVSRLHSKADDYEKANALLDIADKAQVDYKTIIEVLLHRKFAHNSDMTNLLNGVLDTSDAEVNEMGLDGLKKKISDAADEALDEKHKDEESKASSAPEQPAVKLPKKTEKEKQESDSQLPRKRYTTTARVLKSFGIDKSDLPENAKVIIRKGKKDMWVVRLFFYQKQEVYCKEYKIARFNVPGSDPQSSKYPQSIIKGNPLMPSFCRFYLESKFAYHLSENRLLDMLSQMGMKVAQSTLNGWMQQIMTYLRERLGPVMLERIRQCVYTQNDESRIVVRSRESKEDKFKYNVEYIHAALSMEAKLCVMEYKEGSRSHSVQEDAIFKDSCIRVFTADRAVLYETIEKDLEEMGLVRTACWFHARHRFVDAYISDHRVRVIILMMNYLFQIERESKIRKHTAKQRRRFRLKYSASIVGKLMKLLKKIKLDSSYGAMVQRAVNYVLDDEKAFKVFLQDGRVEMHNNAVERMFRHLAMGRRNWMHTGSHLGAENIAFMFSLFESCKLNDINFGDYIEDILTRLMEGEQDFMSLIPCNYNSNKKVNVKAA from the coding sequence ATGATAAATAACAAGAGTAATATAGAGATGCAGCTTGCTACGTATAAGTCAATGTTGACTAAAGCTAGCAATGACCTTGCCAAGTCCAAACAGCTTGTTGGCTTGCTCAAACAGCAGATTGAGCAAGGTGATACAGAGTTGTCGGAGGAACTTGACAAGGCAAACGAGCGTATCTCTATGTTAAGCGAAGATTTATCAGATGCAAATGCTCGTATCTATGTGTTGGAGGTGGCTTTGACCCAAGCGGAATCTGATAACTCGGAATTACGAGCAGAGGTATCTCGACTTCATTCCAAGGCAGATGATTATGAAAAGGCAAATGCCTTGTTGGATATAGCAGACAAGGCTCAGGTTGATTATAAAACTATCATCGAGGTTCTCCTTCATAGGAAGTTTGCTCATAACTCAGATATGACCAATCTCTTGAATGGTGTGTTGGATACATCCGACGCAGAGGTCAATGAGATGGGGCTTGATGGATTGAAAAAGAAAATCAGTGATGCTGCTGACGAGGCGTTGGATGAAAAGCATAAGGATGAAGAGTCTAAGGCATCTTCAGCTCCAGAGCAACCAGCTGTAAAACTGCCCAAGAAAACAGAAAAAGAAAAGCAGGAATCAGATAGTCAACTCCCTCGCAAGCGTTATACAACAACTGCTAGAGTCTTGAAGTCCTTCGGCATAGATAAATCTGATCTTCCTGAGAATGCAAAGGTTATCATACGTAAGGGTAAGAAGGACATGTGGGTAGTCCGTCTGTTCTTCTATCAGAAACAAGAGGTTTATTGTAAGGAATACAAGATAGCACGCTTTAATGTACCTGGCTCTGATCCTCAGAGCAGCAAGTATCCTCAGAGTATCATCAAGGGTAATCCTTTGATGCCATCCTTCTGTAGGTTCTATCTGGAGTCGAAGTTCGCTTATCATCTCTCCGAAAACCGCTTGTTGGATATGTTGTCACAGATGGGTATGAAGGTAGCTCAGTCAACCCTGAACGGTTGGATGCAGCAAATCATGACTTATCTTCGTGAACGCCTGGGACCTGTGATGCTTGAGCGTATCCGTCAGTGTGTCTATACCCAGAATGACGAGTCAAGAATCGTGGTTCGCAGTCGTGAGAGTAAGGAAGACAAGTTTAAGTACAATGTGGAGTACATCCATGCTGCCCTCTCCATGGAAGCCAAGCTTTGTGTGATGGAATATAAGGAGGGTAGCCGTAGTCACAGTGTGCAGGAAGATGCCATCTTCAAGGACTCTTGTATAAGGGTGTTTACTGCAGACAGAGCAGTCTTGTATGAGACAATTGAGAAGGATTTGGAGGAAATGGGACTGGTGCGTACAGCTTGCTGGTTCCATGCCCGCCATCGCTTCGTGGATGCTTATATCTCTGACCATCGAGTGCGTGTAATCATCTTGATGATGAACTACCTCTTCCAGATAGAGCGAGAGTCGAAGATACGCAAACATACTGCAAAGCAGCGACGCCGATTTAGACTTAAGTACAGTGCATCGATCGTTGGCAAGTTGATGAAGTTGTTGAAGAAGATCAAGCTTGATTCTTCTTATGGTGCAATGGTTCAGCGAGCAGTCAACTATGTACTTGATGACGAGAAGGCCTTCAAGGTGTTCTTGCAGGATGGTCGTGTCGAGATGCATAACAATGCGGTCGAACGAATGTTCCGCCACTTGGCTATGGGTAGGCGAAACTGGATGCATACCGGTAGCCATTTAGGTGCGGAAAACATAGCTTTTATGTTCTCACTTTTTGAGAGCTGCAAGTTGAATGACATTAATTTTGGCGATTATATAGAAGATATACTCACCCGACTTATGGAGGGGGAGCAAGACTTCATGTCCCTAATCCCATGTAATTATAACTCGAACAAAAAGGTGAATGTCAAGGCTGCCTAA
- a CDS encoding smalltalk protein: MNDSNGSKKISWVQVVNAIVQALIAALTALGVSSCANYVS, encoded by the coding sequence ATGAATGATTCTAATGGTTCCAAGAAAATTTCTTGGGTGCAAGTTGTGAATGCCATCGTGCAAGCTCTGATTGCTGCACTCACGGCATTGGGAGTAAGCTCCTGTGCAAACTATGTCAGTTAA
- a CDS encoding outer membrane beta-barrel protein, whose amino-acid sequence MKRYILFFVFYTLGSVISMGQNYYGLLKNKQGENLSYISVVLKSCKDSSFVSGTVSDENGHFMIKSPHHKCYLLLSGIGYNNYKISLEKQQSDSVNLGTIILEPNEKMLKEVVVTGKRRVVYKNGEYKITVSGSSLEKQPDVYSVLSFLPFVTVNEDRISMIGKGKILILINGREVSNSLELNSLKPSQIKDISVEPHASSAYGSEYDAVIKIKTVKELKDYVSSQIKHKSIFARRYSDSQTADVNIKNGKWKSYISYTFKDSRSKESATNKYNIYQQNSKEVTTNNVSENNEIGHFAQHGIIFNTSFAPTQNNVFDIQYMLEVNKTSNISNDIESSTVKHQTTEIVTVQDDKDKNITHNVEAKYLHTMQKSNLDINLGYINSLAKDDNSVKLTTSPYTDIYGRNRYEVYTLKLDYNQTLCHILQLQTGMKHSYIINNGYSISNNEEEKYDYNNKTKLKDYVGALYANLSSQFKHLYFNGGVRFEYSSNRYKEYDSNILQKKCLNVFPALEVEYQISPSFIVSMGYETKGYRPKFQDISPLMRYINAHLYEQGNVSLTHMISNNLYLSFVYKNKISVDLNYYHKHDYPLYVFQTSSMGDNIIVNKPINTNVDYFDLRASYSDKFGLFRFAYNGNFHYDITKLPFLGEKNKNKALFAGNFVNQFDITNHVMLFCNINIASAYKSLGSSFQAAYGLTVGTYMTFCKNKRLTLIISGNDLLRKSTPNNNTYLYNIESCRTLSPDSRNVSITLRYNINKFKMSFKKNNSNGEEESRISK is encoded by the coding sequence ATGAAACGGTATATTTTATTCTTTGTTTTCTATACACTTGGAAGTGTTATATCTATGGGGCAAAACTATTATGGTTTATTGAAGAATAAGCAGGGAGAAAACTTGTCTTATATAAGTGTTGTCTTGAAAAGTTGTAAAGACTCCTCTTTTGTGTCAGGAACCGTATCTGATGAAAATGGTCACTTCATGATAAAATCTCCACATCATAAGTGTTATTTATTACTTTCTGGTATTGGCTATAATAATTATAAAATTTCCTTGGAAAAACAACAAAGTGATTCTGTAAATCTTGGTACTATTATACTAGAGCCAAACGAAAAGATGTTAAAGGAGGTTGTTGTTACAGGGAAGAGAAGAGTTGTATATAAAAATGGAGAATATAAAATAACTGTTTCTGGTTCGTCTTTAGAAAAACAACCTGACGTATATTCCGTTTTATCATTTTTGCCATTTGTCACAGTTAATGAAGATAGAATCTCAATGATAGGAAAAGGTAAAATCCTTATCTTGATAAATGGACGAGAAGTAAGCAACTCTTTAGAGTTAAATTCATTAAAACCTTCCCAAATTAAAGACATTAGCGTAGAGCCACATGCTTCTTCTGCTTACGGCTCAGAATATGATGCTGTTATAAAAATTAAAACTGTAAAAGAATTAAAAGATTATGTTTCTTCACAGATAAAGCATAAGTCTATATTTGCAAGGAGATATAGTGATTCTCAAACGGCTGATGTCAATATAAAAAATGGAAAATGGAAAAGCTACATATCATATACTTTCAAAGACTCACGTTCAAAAGAATCAGCAACAAACAAGTATAACATATATCAGCAAAATTCAAAAGAGGTAACTACTAATAATGTATCTGAAAATAATGAAATTGGGCACTTTGCACAACATGGAATTATTTTCAATACATCCTTTGCGCCTACCCAAAATAATGTATTTGATATTCAGTACATGCTAGAAGTAAATAAAACTTCAAATATTTCTAATGACATAGAGTCTTCTACCGTCAAACATCAGACAACCGAAATAGTTACAGTCCAAGATGATAAAGATAAAAATATTACGCATAATGTTGAGGCAAAGTATTTGCATACTATGCAAAAATCCAATTTGGATATCAATTTAGGTTATATTAACTCTTTAGCAAAAGATGATAATTCTGTAAAGCTAACAACTTCACCCTATACTGATATTTATGGTCGAAATAGATATGAAGTTTATACTTTAAAATTAGATTATAATCAAACATTATGTCATATTTTACAATTACAGACTGGTATGAAACACTCTTATATTATAAACAATGGGTATTCTATATCCAACAATGAAGAAGAAAAATATGATTATAATAACAAAACGAAGTTAAAGGACTATGTTGGAGCTTTATATGCCAATTTGTCTAGCCAGTTCAAGCATTTATATTTTAATGGTGGTGTAAGGTTTGAATATTCTTCCAATCGCTACAAAGAATATGATAGTAATATTTTGCAAAAGAAGTGTTTGAATGTGTTCCCTGCTTTAGAAGTTGAGTATCAAATCTCTCCATCTTTTATTGTATCTATGGGATATGAAACAAAAGGTTATCGCCCCAAATTTCAAGATATATCACCTTTGATGCGCTATATTAATGCACACCTTTATGAACAAGGAAATGTATCTTTAACTCATATGATTTCAAACAATCTATATTTGTCTTTTGTTTATAAAAACAAAATTAGTGTAGACTTGAATTACTACCATAAGCATGATTATCCCTTGTATGTATTTCAAACTTCTTCAATGGGGGATAATATAATCGTTAACAAGCCTATTAATACAAATGTAGACTATTTTGATTTGCGTGCAAGTTATTCAGATAAATTTGGTCTATTTCGTTTTGCATATAATGGTAATTTCCACTATGATATAACAAAACTTCCTTTTTTAGGAGAAAAGAATAAAAATAAGGCTTTATTTGCAGGTAATTTTGTCAATCAGTTTGATATAACAAATCATGTGATGCTGTTTTGTAACATAAATATTGCTTCTGCCTACAAATCATTAGGCTCTTCTTTCCAGGCAGCTTATGGTCTTACTGTGGGTACATATATGACTTTCTGTAAAAACAAGAGATTAACATTAATCATATCAGGCAATGATTTATTACGCAAATCCACGCCGAACAACAACACTTATTTATATAATATAGAATCTTGTCGTACGCTCTCACCTGATAGTCGCAATGTTAGTATTACTTTACGATACAATATTAACAAATTCAAAATGTCTTTCAAGAAAAATAACTCTAATGGAGAAGAAGAGAGTAGAATCAGTAAATAA
- the gwsG gene encoding grasp-with-spasm system ATP-grasp peptide maturase, whose product MILIFSQRSDYATSQVCMWLQAMKKGFIRLNMEDDYVFTYISSEKIIVERNKKQYNLLSCDSYWYRRDGIAPKHFNYKKTELSKVKLSHIRKEYQTLKEYVYMTIEGKIGESRTIGSYFTHSVNKLHVLDLASHVGLNVPFTYVVCKKDEIMMSEPTITKPIYEGFYEIDNHHFLYSYTNDLNDLAPIPPTFMASCLQTRLDKEYELRIFFLKGMYFPYAIFSQQDADTTVDSRKGEVLRYVPYKLPNSIKLKLEKLVALLHLNTGSIDMVVTPKGEYVFLEVNPVGQFVAYGQLCNSYLDRLVAEKL is encoded by the coding sequence ATGATACTTATATTTTCTCAACGAAGTGATTATGCGACCTCACAAGTTTGTATGTGGCTACAGGCTATGAAGAAAGGCTTTATCCGTCTAAATATGGAAGACGATTATGTTTTCACTTATATATCAAGTGAGAAAATTATAGTAGAAAGAAACAAAAAGCAATACAATTTGTTATCTTGCGATTCTTATTGGTATAGAAGGGATGGAATCGCTCCAAAACATTTTAATTACAAGAAAACAGAACTTTCAAAGGTTAAATTATCACATATCAGAAAGGAATACCAAACCTTGAAAGAATATGTGTATATGACTATAGAGGGAAAAATTGGAGAGTCCAGAACAATAGGCAGTTATTTTACTCATTCTGTAAACAAATTACATGTGTTAGACTTGGCTTCCCATGTAGGATTGAATGTGCCATTTACATATGTAGTATGCAAAAAAGACGAAATCATGATGAGCGAACCTACCATAACAAAGCCAATTTATGAGGGTTTCTATGAAATTGACAATCATCATTTTCTCTATTCATATACAAACGACCTTAACGATTTAGCTCCAATACCTCCTACCTTTATGGCATCATGTTTACAAACGAGGTTGGATAAAGAATACGAGTTAAGGATATTCTTTTTGAAGGGCATGTACTTTCCTTATGCTATTTTCTCACAGCAAGATGCAGACACAACAGTTGACAGCAGGAAGGGAGAAGTCTTAAGGTATGTTCCATACAAGCTTCCCAATTCTATTAAGCTGAAGTTAGAAAAGCTAGTGGCATTATTGCATTTGAACACAGGCTCTATCGATATGGTGGTAACTCCCAAGGGGGAATATGTATTCTTGGAGGTGAATCCTGTAGGGCAATTTGTTGCTTACGGACAACTTTGTAACTCGTATTTAGACAGGCTTGTAGCTGAAAAATTATAA
- a CDS encoding peptidase domain-containing ABC transporter translates to MICGYYGKKYSSEYLSKLCFATTEGVSMLGINDAANTLGFHTLCVKIATKDLEKVPLPCILHWNQNHFIVLYKVKNGKKFYVADPGKGLVTYGLDEFKKHWVSTKSNGEAKGIAMFLETTPAFFTYKMEGEANLKEKRSFRFLFGYVKKYRKYFGQIILGLIVGSLLQLVLPFLTQSIVDVGIKNQDIGFVWLILLGQLMLTISRTVIDFIRRWLLLHISLRINISLVSDFFIKLLKLPMSFFDTKLMGDLMQRMNDHSRVNNFLTQQTLNITFAMLTFVVFSVVLFFYNKFVFAIFLLGSILYGAWMTLFLKRRKVLDYELFEQQAINNNKTYEFITSMQEIKLQDCEQRRRWEWEDTQADLFGVQMKSLKLQQTQEAGSIFINEVKNIIITVVAATAVIHGQMTLGMMLAVQYIIGQLNSPVEQLMNFFYSLQDVKISLERINEIHQMDDENGKEGLLTSIEDKNEGIDIKNIMFKYDPHALRKTIDDVSIHIPHGKVTAIVGASGSGKTTLIRLILGYYPVLEGKINIGNTDINKLNKKWWRRQCGVVMQDGVIFSESIARNIAVDDGDIDKERLLKAAEIACIKDYVMALPLKFNTKIGRDGVGLSQGQKQRILIARAVYKNPDYIFLDEATNSLDANNERSIVENLDKFYKGKTVVIVAHRLSTVKNADQIVVIDHGKVVEEGNHESLTAKRGAYYNLVKNQLELGN, encoded by the coding sequence ATGATTTGTGGATATTATGGTAAGAAATATTCATCAGAGTATCTGTCAAAACTTTGCTTCGCAACAACGGAAGGCGTATCTATGTTAGGTATCAATGATGCGGCAAATACATTAGGATTCCATACTCTTTGTGTAAAAATAGCAACAAAAGATTTGGAAAAAGTTCCTCTTCCATGTATTCTCCATTGGAATCAAAATCATTTTATAGTCTTATATAAGGTTAAGAATGGAAAGAAGTTCTATGTCGCTGACCCAGGAAAAGGATTGGTAACTTATGGCTTAGATGAGTTCAAAAAGCATTGGGTAAGCACGAAATCTAATGGAGAGGCCAAGGGCATTGCTATGTTCTTGGAAACCACCCCTGCTTTCTTCACTTATAAGATGGAGGGTGAAGCGAACTTAAAAGAAAAGAGGTCTTTCCGATTTCTCTTTGGATATGTGAAGAAATACCGCAAGTATTTCGGACAAATCATCTTGGGTTTGATAGTCGGGAGCCTCTTACAACTTGTCCTGCCATTCCTTACACAATCCATCGTGGATGTCGGTATCAAGAACCAAGATATAGGATTCGTTTGGCTTATACTGTTGGGACAGTTGATGCTTACCATCAGCAGAACTGTAATCGACTTTATACGCAGATGGCTATTGCTTCATATATCCTTGCGCATCAATATTTCATTGGTGAGCGACTTCTTCATCAAGCTCTTGAAGTTGCCGATGTCTTTCTTTGACACGAAGCTCATGGGCGACTTGATGCAGAGAATGAACGACCATAGCCGTGTGAACAACTTCCTCACTCAGCAAACGCTCAATATTACCTTTGCCATGCTCACCTTCGTGGTCTTCTCGGTGGTGTTGTTCTTCTATAACAAGTTTGTGTTTGCCATCTTCTTGTTGGGAAGCATCCTCTATGGCGCATGGATGACCTTGTTCTTGAAACGGAGAAAGGTGCTCGACTATGAATTGTTTGAGCAGCAAGCTATTAACAACAATAAGACCTACGAGTTTATCACCTCCATGCAGGAAATCAAGTTGCAGGATTGTGAGCAACGCAGAAGATGGGAATGGGAGGACACGCAAGCAGACTTGTTCGGGGTGCAGATGAAATCACTCAAACTCCAACAGACACAGGAGGCTGGAAGTATCTTCATCAACGAGGTGAAGAACATCATCATCACGGTAGTTGCAGCCACCGCCGTAATCCATGGTCAAATGACACTCGGTATGATGCTTGCCGTGCAATACATCATCGGACAGCTCAACTCGCCTGTGGAGCAACTGATGAACTTCTTCTATTCTCTGCAAGATGTGAAGATTAGTTTGGAACGTATCAACGAGATTCACCAGATGGATGATGAGAATGGAAAGGAAGGCTTGCTAACTTCTATTGAAGATAAGAATGAGGGCATTGATATCAAGAACATCATGTTCAAGTACGACCCACATGCTTTGCGCAAAACCATAGACGATGTGAGCATTCACATTCCGCACGGTAAGGTAACAGCCATCGTTGGCGCATCTGGCAGTGGAAAGACCACCCTCATCCGCTTGATACTTGGTTATTATCCTGTCTTGGAGGGAAAAATCAACATTGGAAATACTGACATCAACAAACTCAACAAAAAGTGGTGGCGCAGACAATGTGGTGTTGTCATGCAGGATGGTGTTATCTTCTCGGAGAGTATCGCAAGAAATATTGCTGTTGATGATGGCGATATAGACAAGGAAAGGTTATTGAAAGCTGCCGAGATAGCTTGCATCAAGGATTACGTGATGGCTTTGCCTCTGAAGTTCAACACCAAGATTGGGCGTGATGGCGTGGGACTGAGCCAGGGACAGAAACAACGCATCTTGATAGCGAGGGCGGTGTATAAGAATCCTGACTACATCTTCCTTGACGAGGCAACCAACTCGCTCGATGCTAACAACGAGAGAAGTATTGTGGAGAACTTGGACAAATTCTATAAAGGGAAAACTGTGGTGATTGTTGCGCATCGCTTAAGCACTGTGAAGAATGCCGACCAAATCGTGGTCATCGACCATGGCAAAGTGGTTGAGGAAGGCAACCATGAGTCTTTGACCGCCAAACGAGGGGCATACTATAATCTTGTGAAGAATCAGTTGGAATTGGGAAACTAA
- the tnpB gene encoding IS66 family insertion sequence element accessory protein TnpB (TnpB, as the term is used for proteins encoded by IS66 family insertion elements, is considered an accessory protein, since TnpC, encoded by a neighboring gene, is a DDE family transposase.) gives MLNFTSRTTYYLSSTPTDMRNGREGLAGIIREKMQHDPYSYDEAFIFYSKDYRKVKILHYDINGFVLYQKWFDDGKFLKPRFLEAARCHKINRETLILLLSTSVQTEIIL, from the coding sequence ATGCTGAACTTCACTTCTCGAACAACTTATTATTTGAGTTCCACACCCACTGATATGCGCAATGGTCGTGAGGGGTTGGCAGGAATCATCCGTGAAAAAATGCAGCATGATCCTTATAGTTATGATGAAGCCTTCATCTTCTATTCCAAGGATTACCGCAAGGTTAAAATATTACATTATGATATCAATGGTTTTGTCTTATACCAGAAGTGGTTTGATGATGGTAAGTTTCTCAAGCCTCGCTTCTTGGAGGCAGCTCGCTGTCATAAGATAAACCGTGAGACATTGATACTGTTGCTATCAACATCTGTACAAACGGAAATCATATTATGA
- a CDS encoding outer membrane beta-barrel family protein: protein MKNLLFIFLCVISLKVNAQLIHGVVCDKNDAPVPFATISLLNKVDSSFVEGELSDKDGLFSINHKDVTNCLLSVSSIGYKTSYTAKISDGMHISLEEQTTELQGVVIKGQMPKLHLVPGGTRTLISGSFLADAGSATDILSQLPRVKVSDEGISVLGKGQSAIYIDNREITDPAELERLSSQKVKSIEVLTTPGAKYAADKKSVIVIKTLDDNNNGFGLDFISSNKRATKFSTKNDLNLYYHKSNINVYDNIQVKNQATDISQDVRNNILGKDNIELHTIDLKHANRFWGIVNKMGFDLDLSKKHHIGGFYELQRDFPTRYYIWNREESVCVNGKSNSYDAIYQDGTNKGGPNSHLNLYYSGLVGKMKIDANSMLYWTKKYTEKIQTEQMATETKVIPTSNTSNGRIIANKITLSYPLLKNLNAEVGTEITSTRSKQKYNSQSNLIESSMADVSEKRVAGFLNAIFKTADFTFGGGVRYEHLSNTTIGNSTEDDLSYNNNNWFPNVQLGYSHGDFEMSLGYSSKISRPTYSQLSNNVTYDTRYIYEGGNPYLKSTIEHILDASISYSWLNLSIEYEHDSNPIYNWFEWYDYDRNIIKLTSANISGIDLVSASLTGEPVVGVWHPIIELDLNKQFLDASKYSVNENFKTLGFVGLFNNQFVLKTWQFGVSYCYTSSMADGFIKSKSTNLLDMYVKKKLLKNNLQVQLKFNDILDDNHNRCTLYSPINIMSQDRSYKTRSVQLSVIFNLHPHNKLKHQVMTDAGADEKERL, encoded by the coding sequence ATGAAGAATTTGTTATTTATATTTTTATGTGTCATAAGCCTTAAGGTTAATGCACAGTTGATTCATGGAGTTGTTTGCGACAAGAATGATGCACCTGTACCATTTGCAACAATTTCTTTGTTAAACAAGGTAGACTCTTCTTTTGTAGAAGGGGAACTTTCTGATAAGGATGGACTTTTTTCAATAAATCATAAAGATGTCACAAACTGCCTTTTAAGTGTATCCTCTATTGGCTACAAGACATCCTACACTGCAAAAATTAGTGATGGTATGCATATTTCACTGGAGGAGCAAACTACAGAACTTCAAGGAGTGGTAATCAAAGGTCAAATGCCTAAGCTACATTTGGTGCCAGGTGGTACTCGCACCTTGATTTCTGGCTCATTCTTAGCTGATGCGGGAAGTGCAACAGATATTCTTTCTCAATTGCCTAGAGTAAAAGTCAGCGACGAAGGAATATCGGTTTTAGGCAAGGGACAATCTGCCATCTATATTGACAATCGAGAGATTACAGACCCTGCAGAACTAGAAAGACTTAGTTCTCAAAAGGTAAAAAGTATTGAGGTCTTGACTACTCCAGGGGCAAAATATGCAGCAGACAAGAAAAGCGTTATTGTCATCAAGACTCTTGATGACAACAATAACGGATTTGGGTTGGACTTCATTAGCTCAAACAAAAGAGCCACAAAATTCTCAACAAAAAATGACTTGAATCTCTATTATCATAAAAGCAACATCAATGTTTACGACAACATTCAAGTCAAGAATCAAGCTACTGATATATCCCAAGATGTAAGAAACAACATACTTGGGAAAGACAACATAGAGCTCCACACCATAGATTTAAAACATGCCAATCGCTTTTGGGGAATTGTCAACAAAATGGGATTTGACCTGGACTTAAGCAAGAAGCATCATATTGGTGGATTCTATGAGTTGCAGAGAGACTTCCCTACACGGTATTATATTTGGAATCGAGAAGAGAGCGTCTGTGTCAATGGAAAGTCAAATAGCTATGATGCTATATACCAAGACGGAACGAACAAAGGTGGTCCTAATTCTCATTTGAACTTATATTATTCTGGACTGGTTGGAAAAATGAAGATTGATGCAAATTCAATGCTGTATTGGACAAAAAAATATACAGAAAAAATACAAACTGAACAGATGGCGACCGAGACTAAAGTTATTCCAACTTCCAATACATCCAATGGTAGGATTATTGCTAACAAGATAACGTTGTCATATCCGCTGCTTAAGAATCTCAATGCAGAAGTGGGAACAGAGATTACATCTACCAGAAGTAAGCAAAAGTATAATAGCCAAAGCAATTTGATAGAATCATCTATGGCTGACGTTTCTGAAAAGAGAGTTGCAGGATTCTTGAATGCAATATTTAAAACTGCTGATTTTACGTTTGGTGGAGGTGTTCGTTATGAGCATTTGTCAAATACAACCATAGGCAATAGTACAGAAGATGATTTGTCGTATAATAATAACAATTGGTTTCCTAATGTCCAATTAGGCTATTCTCATGGAGATTTTGAAATGTCATTGGGATATTCTTCAAAAATTTCAAGACCAACATATTCACAGCTGTCAAACAATGTAACTTATGATACTAGATACATTTACGAAGGAGGAAATCCATATTTAAAGAGTACTATAGAGCATATACTAGATGCTTCTATATCCTACTCTTGGTTGAATCTTTCCATAGAGTATGAGCACGATTCCAATCCGATTTACAATTGGTTTGAGTGGTATGACTATGACAGAAACATCATCAAGTTGACAAGTGCAAATATTAGCGGTATAGATTTGGTGTCAGCTTCATTGACAGGAGAACCTGTTGTTGGAGTTTGGCATCCTATTATTGAATTGGATTTGAACAAGCAATTTTTGGATGCTTCAAAATATAGTGTGAATGAAAATTTTAAGACTTTGGGATTTGTTGGGCTTTTTAATAATCAATTTGTATTGAAAACTTGGCAATTTGGAGTTTCTTATTGCTATACATCTAGCATGGCTGATGGTTTCATAAAATCCAAGAGTACGAATTTGTTAGATATGTATGTGAAGAAAAAACTTCTAAAGAACAATTTGCAAGTTCAGCTCAAATTCAATGACATCTTAGATGACAACCACAATAGGTGTACATTATATTCGCCTATAAATATCATGAGCCAAGATAGAAGTTATAAAACTCGCTCAGTACAGCTATCTGTTATTTTCAATTTACATCCTCACAATAAGTTGAAGCATCAGGTGATGACAGATGCGGGAGCAGATGAAAAAGAAAGATTGTAA
- a CDS encoding N-acetylmuramoyl-L-alanine amidase, producing MIKDTFPMNIGEEKVRSERTLLAGVEDGKNMMSADSVRFLVLHCSATRRNQDYSVEQLRRDHKARGFYDIGYHFYIRKDGTMTQHRKLLEVGAHARPYNRCSIGICYEGGLDEQGKPCNTMTAEQETRLVDLFKNLKTLFPKAKIVGHRDLPGTTPKECPCLDAGSWATHHHLD from the coding sequence ATGATTAAAGATACATTTCCTATGAACATCGGGGAGGAGAAGGTACGCTCTGAGCGTACACTCCTCGCCGGAGTTGAAGACGGCAAGAACATGATGTCTGCCGACTCTGTGAGATTTTTGGTGCTGCATTGCTCGGCTACCCGACGCAATCAGGACTATAGTGTGGAACAACTTCGACGTGACCATAAAGCCCGTGGCTTTTATGACATCGGCTACCACTTCTATATCCGAAAGGATGGTACGATGACGCAGCATCGCAAGCTGCTGGAAGTGGGAGCCCATGCTAGACCTTATAATAGATGCTCTATCGGCATCTGCTATGAAGGAGGGCTTGATGAGCAAGGCAAGCCTTGCAATACCATGACGGCAGAACAGGAAACGAGACTCGTTGATCTGTTCAAGAATCTGAAGACTCTCTTTCCGAAAGCGAAGATCGTGGGGCATCGGGATTTGCCTGGGACTACTCCCAAAGAGTGTCCGTGTCTGGATGCTGGCAGCTGGGCTACTCATCACCACCTTGATTAA